In Neoarius graeffei isolate fNeoGra1 chromosome 19, fNeoGra1.pri, whole genome shotgun sequence, the sequence cagtatgtgtgaacTGCCGTGTGGGTGTCACATGTAAATAAAAAGCAATAATTCTGATTAACCTGTGATTTAGTAAGTGTTCATGGCGTCCAAAACGCCTTTCACTGATTCTGACACCGCTGATGAAGCTGTCAGAGCAACATGCGACGACGCGTCGACATGCAAAAGGTTTGCAACAAGTAAAGGATACTGGACCGACCcttacatacagtattttgtgcgtcAGACAGGTGAACGCAAGGCACCTGAGATTAACCGAGGCTATTATGCCCGTGTCCAAGGAGTGAACCACCTGCTTGATGCATTTCTTAAAAAGACTCAGTGTGACTGCCAGGTGGTGAATCTTGGCGCAGGACTGGACACCACTTTCTGGAGACTGAAGGCTGAGAATGCTTTGCCGAAAAAGTACTTTGAAGTTGACTTCCCTATGATTGTTGCCAGGAAGATACACCATATCAAGACAAAACCTCCTTTGTCAAAGCCCTTGATTGAGACCCATTCAGCTGATTCACTCTTATTAGATGGTCACAACCTGGACTCAGACAGATACTGTATCATAGGTGCTGACCTCCGAGACCTGCCAGGTTTAGAGGAAAAACTCAGAAAATTCAACATAAATACAGAATTGCCAACGTTCTTTGTTTCTGAATGTGTGCTGGTGTACATGACCCCAGAGCAATCATCCAAACTGGTGCACTGGGTTGC encodes:
- the LOC132867933 gene encoding leucine carboxyl methyltransferase 1-like: MASKTPFTDSDTADEAVRATCDDASTCKRFATSKGYWTDPYIQYFVRQTGERKAPEINRGYYARVQGVNHLLDAFLKKTQCDCQVVNLGAGLDTTFWRLKAENALPKKYFEVDFPMIVARKIHHIKTKPPLSKPLIETHSADSLLLDGHNLDSDRYCIIGADLRDLPGLEEKLRKFNINTELPTFFVSECVLVYMTPEQSSKLVHWVAHTFHTAMFINYEQVNMADRFGQVMIENLQRRQCNLAGVDVCQSLDSQKERFLSTGWESVNALDMMAVYSLLPQEDISRIERLEFLDEKELLQQLLQHYSICWAVKDTLSLGISQIGF